Proteins from one Corallococcus exiguus genomic window:
- a CDS encoding endonuclease/exonuclease/phosphatase family protein — protein MRLKVLTLNVAHGAPFAVPMPFLRGRSALLGTLDRVAALLAREGADVVALQEADRSSLFSGRVDQVARIAEQAGYPHVHHGVHSGVPGLFAQGTALLSRQPLESRDTAHFGRDRRVDKGYVVATLAGERGPEVVSLHLDPFSAAVRRRQVDQLIHALRQRPQRPRLVMGDFNAEDVDGPVARLCAELGLHTPSEGEPTYPVPHARQRLDQVLISHALRFTRYERLPDAVSDHHAVVAELTLQPSTATS, from the coding sequence GTGCGACTCAAGGTCCTCACCCTGAACGTGGCGCACGGTGCGCCGTTCGCCGTGCCCATGCCCTTCCTGCGCGGGCGGTCCGCGCTGCTGGGCACGCTGGACCGGGTGGCGGCGCTGCTCGCCCGTGAAGGCGCGGACGTGGTGGCGTTGCAGGAGGCGGACCGGTCCAGCCTCTTCAGTGGACGGGTGGATCAGGTGGCCCGCATCGCGGAGCAGGCCGGGTATCCGCACGTGCATCACGGCGTGCACTCCGGCGTTCCGGGACTGTTCGCGCAGGGCACCGCGCTGCTGAGCCGGCAGCCGCTGGAGTCACGCGACACGGCGCATTTCGGCCGCGACCGGCGCGTGGACAAGGGCTACGTCGTGGCCACGCTCGCCGGGGAGCGCGGGCCGGAGGTCGTGTCCCTGCACCTGGATCCGTTCTCCGCGGCGGTGCGGCGGAGGCAGGTGGACCAGCTCATCCACGCCCTGCGCCAGCGGCCACAGCGGCCTCGCCTGGTGATGGGTGACTTCAACGCGGAGGACGTGGACGGCCCCGTGGCCCGCCTGTGCGCGGAGCTGGGACTGCACACGCCCTCCGAAGGCGAGCCCACGTATCCCGTTCCGCACGCGCGTCAGCGCCTGGACCAGGTGCTCATCTCCCACGCCCTGCGCTTCACCCGCTACGAGCGCCTGCCCGACGCCGTCTCCGACCACCACGCCGTGGTGGCCGAGCTGACGCTTCAGCCGAGCACGGCGACGAGCTGA
- a CDS encoding response regulator has product MPTVLVIDDDLFVLATVGDTLRDAGYTVLTVQSPAEAFHLDLTGIAAILCDYNMPDMNGSDVLVAMRELQECRAPFIFLTGHSDLDDLLPVAIRYGAELLPKPVDPAELTRLLRKQIAA; this is encoded by the coding sequence ATGCCAACCGTGCTGGTCATCGACGATGACCTCTTCGTGCTCGCGACCGTGGGAGACACCTTGCGGGACGCGGGCTACACGGTGCTCACGGTGCAGTCCCCCGCCGAGGCCTTCCACCTGGACCTCACCGGCATCGCCGCCATCCTGTGCGACTACAACATGCCGGACATGAACGGCTCCGACGTGCTCGTCGCCATGCGCGAGCTGCAGGAGTGCCGCGCGCCGTTCATCTTCCTCACCGGCCACTCGGACCTGGATGACCTGCTTCCCGTGGCCATCCGCTACGGCGCGGAGCTGCTGCCCAAGCCGGTGGACCCCGCGGAGCTGACGCGGCTGTTGCGCAAGCAGATCGCCGCCTGA
- a CDS encoding M24 family metallopeptidase produces MTRVRPVLLSALLAASLAHAAPAVPAAEGAWPRVRKERLQKLLPQAMARAGVDAWVVLCRENDNDPLAAHVGGENAGGTAAFLFLRDGDSLRSTALSPEGEATALRDMGVVDEVVAFERGADVNALIAARLTQAKPAKVAINSSERMSIADGLSATQRAKLEAALSPALRKKLVSSEDLVSEWLSVKTPEEVDIMRKAADITAKLEEEAYRTVVPGKTRDSDVARFLKKRIAELGVGDGWQPDQNPNVNSGPTRGHSNATDRVIQPGDFIQTDFGIRVGGTWVTDIQRFAYVLAPGEKQPPAEALAKWEKSKKGSRIALAAMKPGVRGYDVDKAQRDWMREAGSEPVMWGTGHPVGYWAHDAGPALSGAASGKPPAGSSLRKLQPGQVFAFDGFYAWKDGSSPDALRILSVEEMAVVTETGAEYLNPPQEQLILIPSPVTAAKQ; encoded by the coding sequence ATGACGCGTGTCCGGCCCGTCCTCCTCTCCGCCCTGCTCGCTGCCTCCCTCGCCCACGCCGCGCCCGCCGTGCCCGCCGCGGAAGGCGCGTGGCCTCGCGTGCGCAAGGAGCGCCTCCAGAAGCTGCTGCCCCAGGCCATGGCCCGCGCGGGCGTGGACGCGTGGGTGGTGCTCTGCCGTGAGAACGACAACGACCCGCTCGCGGCCCACGTGGGCGGGGAGAACGCGGGCGGCACCGCCGCGTTCCTGTTCCTGCGCGACGGCGACTCGCTGCGCTCCACCGCGCTCTCCCCCGAGGGCGAGGCCACCGCGCTCCGGGACATGGGCGTGGTGGACGAGGTGGTGGCCTTCGAGCGCGGCGCGGACGTGAACGCGCTCATCGCCGCGCGCCTCACCCAGGCGAAGCCGGCGAAGGTGGCCATCAATTCGTCGGAGCGGATGTCCATCGCGGACGGCCTGTCCGCCACGCAGCGCGCGAAGCTGGAGGCGGCGCTGTCCCCCGCGCTGCGCAAGAAGCTGGTGTCCTCCGAGGACCTGGTCTCCGAGTGGCTGTCCGTGAAGACGCCCGAGGAGGTGGACATCATGCGCAAGGCCGCGGACATCACCGCGAAGCTGGAGGAGGAGGCGTACCGCACCGTGGTGCCCGGCAAGACGCGGGACTCGGACGTGGCGCGCTTCCTCAAGAAGCGCATCGCGGAGCTGGGCGTGGGTGACGGGTGGCAGCCGGACCAGAACCCCAACGTGAACAGCGGGCCCACGCGCGGGCACTCGAACGCCACCGACCGCGTCATCCAGCCGGGGGACTTCATCCAGACGGACTTCGGCATCCGCGTGGGAGGCACGTGGGTGACGGACATCCAGCGCTTCGCGTACGTGCTGGCGCCGGGGGAGAAGCAGCCTCCCGCGGAGGCGCTGGCGAAGTGGGAGAAGTCGAAGAAGGGCAGCCGCATCGCGCTCGCGGCGATGAAGCCCGGCGTGCGCGGCTACGACGTGGACAAGGCCCAGCGCGACTGGATGCGCGAAGCGGGCTCCGAGCCCGTGATGTGGGGCACCGGCCATCCCGTGGGCTACTGGGCCCATGACGCAGGCCCCGCCCTGTCCGGCGCGGCGTCCGGCAAGCCGCCCGCGGGCTCCTCGCTGCGCAAGCTCCAGCCCGGGCAGGTGTTCGCCTTCGACGGCTTCTACGCGTGGAAGGACGGCAGCAGCCCGGACGCGCTGCGCATCCTCTCCGTGGAGGAGATGGCCGTCGTCACGGAGACCGGCGCCGAATACCTCAACCCACCCCAGGAGCAGCTCATCCTCATCCCCTCTCCTGTCACGGCCGCGAAACAGTGA
- a CDS encoding class I SAM-dependent methyltransferase — protein sequence MRVEEMSSAAEYVQGNEDRELRRLMLQAQVYSPLTEGVLRGAGLKPGMRVLDVGCGVGDVSFLAAELVGPTGEVVGVDREARVLACAQRRAESRGLPHVRFQQSSLESLPVGAPFDAIVGRLVVMFQPDPVTFVRRMVEHLRPGGVLALHELELAAMGLAHPKLPLFNRVWNWMLPTCERVGIKVHMGLELVSTLRRAGLVVDDGVVGGRLGVTPDAETTHALVETVRTLLPHMERLGVALAMEVDIDTLAARLTAELRSNGGVLVPSLMVGVWGHRPGPV from the coding sequence ATGCGTGTCGAAGAAATGAGTTCCGCCGCGGAGTACGTCCAGGGCAACGAGGACCGGGAGCTGCGACGGCTGATGCTCCAGGCCCAGGTGTACTCGCCACTGACGGAGGGAGTGCTGCGCGGGGCCGGCTTGAAGCCCGGGATGCGCGTGCTGGACGTGGGCTGCGGCGTGGGGGACGTGTCCTTCCTCGCCGCGGAGCTGGTGGGCCCCACGGGCGAGGTGGTGGGCGTGGACCGCGAGGCCCGCGTCCTCGCCTGCGCCCAGCGCCGCGCCGAGTCGCGCGGCCTGCCCCACGTGCGCTTCCAGCAGAGCAGTCTGGAGTCCCTGCCCGTCGGCGCCCCCTTCGACGCCATCGTCGGCCGGCTGGTGGTGATGTTCCAGCCGGACCCGGTGACGTTCGTCCGCCGCATGGTGGAGCACCTGCGCCCCGGCGGCGTGCTGGCGCTGCACGAACTGGAGCTGGCGGCCATGGGCCTGGCGCACCCGAAGCTGCCGCTGTTCAACCGGGTCTGGAACTGGATGCTGCCCACCTGCGAACGCGTGGGCATCAAGGTCCACATGGGCCTGGAGCTGGTGTCCACGCTGCGGCGGGCCGGGCTGGTGGTGGATGACGGCGTGGTGGGCGGGCGGCTGGGCGTGACGCCGGACGCGGAGACCACGCACGCCTTGGTGGAGACCGTGCGCACGCTCCTGCCCCACATGGAGCGGCTGGGCGTGGCGCTGGCCATGGAGGTGGACATCGACACGCTGGCCGCCCGCCTCACCGCCGAGCTGCGCTCCAACGGCGGCGTGCTGGTGCCCAGCCTCATGGTGGGCGTCTGGGGCCACCGTCCAGGCCCTGTCTAG
- a CDS encoding tetratricopeptide repeat protein has translation MAKTASRKSPAKAKKQPARPAAPAKTPARPVKAKVEKVEPRRASASSPKPPVLEAEPVFDSGPVADPRESTPKSLPAGEPKGRVLPFEIDPAQLEAGFQKLRGELVHWTNKGRYTKVRFKFRGKQLLPDLPLAAVVAAEGLSFYWGGILRVLVANVVGKSVFEVELVNDADKRVQAGREALLSGDVDQALTLFREALAMDRDNASAHLNVGVALRLRGDREGALAAFETAKAKDPEGGVGAEAERLAANLRPKA, from the coding sequence ATGGCAAAGACGGCATCCCGCAAGTCCCCCGCGAAGGCCAAGAAGCAGCCCGCGCGCCCCGCCGCGCCCGCGAAGACACCGGCCCGGCCAGTGAAGGCGAAGGTGGAGAAGGTGGAGCCCCGTCGCGCCTCCGCCTCCTCTCCGAAGCCCCCCGTGCTGGAGGCCGAGCCCGTCTTCGACTCCGGCCCCGTGGCCGACCCCCGCGAGTCCACGCCCAAGAGCCTGCCCGCGGGCGAGCCGAAGGGCCGGGTGCTGCCCTTCGAAATCGACCCGGCCCAGCTGGAGGCCGGCTTCCAGAAGCTCCGCGGCGAGCTGGTCCACTGGACCAACAAGGGCCGCTACACCAAGGTCCGCTTCAAGTTCCGGGGCAAGCAGCTGCTGCCCGACCTGCCCCTGGCCGCCGTCGTCGCCGCGGAGGGCCTGTCCTTCTACTGGGGCGGCATCCTGCGCGTGCTCGTGGCCAACGTGGTGGGCAAGAGCGTGTTCGAGGTGGAGCTGGTCAACGACGCGGACAAGCGCGTCCAGGCGGGCCGCGAGGCGCTCCTGTCCGGCGACGTGGACCAGGCGCTCACGCTGTTCCGCGAGGCGCTCGCCATGGACCGCGACAACGCCTCCGCGCACCTCAACGTGGGCGTGGCCCTGAGGCTCCGCGGGGACCGCGAAGGGGCGCTCGCCGCGTTCGAAACCGCGAAGGCCAAGGACCCCGAGGGCGGCGTGGGCGCGGAGGCCGAACGGCTGGCCGCGAACCTCCGCCCCAAGGCCTGA
- the gyrA gene encoding DNA gyrase subunit A encodes MADDTTDTPATPPAPPPSSGAGELIPINIEDEMRRSYLDYSMSVIIGRALPDVRDGLKPVHRRVLFAMNDLGNLHNRAYKKSARVVGDVIGKYHPHGDSSVYDAMVRLAQEWSLRYLLVDGQGNFGSVDGDSPAAMRYTEVRMERLAEDLLGDIDKETVEFGPNYDDSLEEPLVLPAKFPNLLVNGSSGIAVGMTTNIPPHNMNEVVTGTLHLIDNPDCTVLDLMEFIEGPDFPTAAIITGRDGIRRAYETGRGAMTIRARTEIETNKKGDREAIIVTEIPYQVNKARLIEKIAELVREKKLEGISDIRDESDRQGMRIVIELKRDAINQVVLNNLFSMTQMETTFGAVMLAIDGGQPRTLNLKELLDRFIAHRRDVVTRRTRYELRKALSRMHIVEGLLVAQDLIDLVVSLIRASRDPDEARWGLMNILSPELYTRERFQNLDRIDYAKAKAQMELLVSRARNEEPAYGGLEHKYEGAGFSEDQAQNILEMRLQRLTGLQREELFKELIGLVRDIARLRDILANEKSLLSVIKAELMEIRERYGDKRRTEITGAVDDLTREDLIAEETMVVTLSHTGYVKRSPLSEYRAQKRGGRGKTGAGTKEDDFVTKVFVASTHAYLMPITTKGKLYSLKVHQIPQGSRTSRGKAIVNLVQFGEGERLAQVLVTRDFPENRYVFFVTKKGVVKRTDLSAFESVRASGIIALGIDEGDELVGVMITDGTKDILLSTATGMSIRFKEEDVRSMGRQAYGVKGITLEDGDEVVGADLLDKEPEEGQAPAEQSSAILTVTENGYGKRTEGAEYRQQGRGGKGIIDIKATERNGRVVGVVQVKDSDEVMIVTNGGMLIRMKVKEISVIGRNTQGVRLIALENGEEKVMAISKLPEGEESEEETEATSPVEGASAEASSEAAPVEESSPEAPADEAGPASTEGEPGSEG; translated from the coding sequence ATGGCTGACGACACCACCGACACGCCGGCAACGCCCCCCGCGCCTCCTCCGTCGAGCGGCGCTGGAGAGCTCATTCCCATCAACATCGAAGACGAGATGCGCCGCTCGTATCTCGACTACTCGATGTCCGTCATCATCGGCCGCGCGCTGCCAGACGTGCGCGACGGCCTGAAGCCCGTCCACCGTCGCGTCCTCTTCGCGATGAACGACCTGGGCAACCTCCACAACCGCGCCTACAAGAAGAGCGCGCGCGTGGTGGGTGACGTCATCGGTAAGTACCACCCGCACGGCGACTCTTCCGTCTACGACGCCATGGTGCGCCTGGCGCAGGAGTGGAGCCTTCGCTACCTGCTGGTGGACGGCCAGGGCAACTTCGGCTCGGTGGACGGCGACTCGCCGGCGGCCATGCGTTACACGGAAGTGCGCATGGAGCGGCTGGCGGAGGACCTCCTGGGGGACATCGACAAGGAGACCGTCGAGTTCGGCCCCAACTACGACGACTCGCTGGAAGAGCCGCTCGTCCTGCCGGCCAAGTTCCCCAACCTCCTCGTCAACGGCAGCAGCGGCATCGCGGTGGGCATGACCACCAACATCCCGCCGCACAACATGAACGAGGTCGTGACCGGGACGCTGCACCTCATCGACAACCCGGACTGCACCGTCCTGGACCTGATGGAGTTCATCGAGGGGCCGGACTTCCCCACCGCCGCCATCATCACCGGCCGCGATGGCATCCGCCGCGCCTACGAGACGGGCCGCGGGGCCATGACCATCCGCGCGCGCACGGAGATTGAAACGAACAAGAAGGGCGACCGTGAGGCCATCATCGTCACGGAGATCCCCTACCAGGTGAACAAGGCCCGGCTCATCGAGAAGATCGCCGAGCTGGTGCGCGAGAAGAAGCTGGAGGGCATCAGCGACATCCGTGACGAGAGCGACCGTCAGGGCATGCGCATCGTCATCGAGCTCAAGCGCGACGCCATCAACCAGGTGGTGCTCAACAACCTCTTCTCCATGACGCAGATGGAGACGACGTTCGGCGCGGTAATGCTGGCCATCGACGGCGGGCAGCCGCGCACGCTCAACCTGAAGGAGCTGCTGGACCGCTTCATCGCGCACCGCCGCGACGTGGTGACGCGCCGCACGCGCTACGAGCTGCGCAAGGCGCTCTCGCGCATGCACATCGTGGAAGGCCTGCTCGTCGCGCAGGACCTCATCGACCTGGTGGTCAGCCTCATCCGCGCGTCGCGTGACCCGGATGAAGCGCGCTGGGGCCTGATGAACATCCTGTCGCCGGAGCTGTACACGCGCGAGCGCTTCCAGAACCTGGACCGCATCGACTACGCGAAGGCCAAGGCGCAGATGGAGCTGCTGGTCAGCCGCGCGCGCAACGAGGAGCCGGCCTACGGCGGCCTGGAGCACAAGTACGAGGGCGCGGGCTTCAGCGAGGACCAGGCGCAGAACATCCTGGAGATGCGCCTGCAGCGCCTCACCGGCCTGCAGCGCGAGGAGCTCTTCAAGGAGCTGATCGGGCTGGTGCGCGACATCGCGCGCCTGCGCGACATCCTCGCCAATGAGAAGAGCCTGCTCTCCGTCATCAAGGCGGAGCTGATGGAGATCCGCGAGCGCTACGGCGACAAGCGCCGCACGGAGATCACCGGCGCGGTGGATGACCTCACCCGCGAGGACCTCATCGCGGAAGAGACGATGGTGGTCACGCTGTCGCACACGGGCTACGTGAAGCGCTCGCCCCTGTCGGAGTACCGCGCGCAGAAGCGCGGCGGGCGCGGCAAGACGGGCGCGGGGACGAAGGAGGACGACTTCGTCACCAAGGTGTTCGTGGCCAGCACGCACGCGTACCTCATGCCCATCACCACGAAGGGCAAGCTGTACTCGCTGAAGGTGCACCAGATTCCGCAGGGCAGCCGCACGTCGCGCGGCAAGGCCATCGTGAACCTGGTGCAGTTCGGGGAAGGGGAGCGGCTGGCGCAGGTGCTGGTGACGCGCGACTTCCCGGAGAACCGCTACGTCTTCTTCGTCACGAAGAAGGGCGTGGTGAAGCGCACGGACCTGAGCGCGTTCGAAAGCGTCCGCGCCAGCGGCATCATCGCGCTGGGCATCGACGAGGGCGACGAGCTGGTGGGCGTCATGATCACCGACGGCACCAAGGACATCCTCCTGTCCACGGCCACGGGCATGAGCATCCGCTTCAAGGAAGAGGATGTCCGCTCCATGGGCCGTCAGGCCTACGGCGTGAAGGGAATCACGCTGGAGGACGGCGACGAGGTGGTGGGCGCGGACCTCCTGGACAAGGAGCCGGAGGAGGGCCAGGCGCCCGCGGAGCAGAGCAGCGCCATCCTCACCGTGACGGAGAACGGTTACGGCAAGCGCACCGAAGGCGCCGAGTACCGGCAGCAGGGCCGTGGCGGCAAGGGCATCATCGACATCAAGGCCACCGAGCGGAACGGCCGCGTGGTGGGCGTGGTGCAGGTGAAGGACAGCGACGAGGTGATGATCGTCACCAACGGCGGCATGCTCATCCGCATGAAGGTGAAGGAGATCTCCGTCATCGGCCGCAACACGCAGGGCGTGCGCCTCATCGCGCTGGAGAACGGCGAGGAGAAGGTGATGGCCATCTCCAAGCTGCCCGAAGGCGAGGAGTCCGAGGAGGAGACGGAGGCCACCTCACCAGTGGAAGGGGCCAGCGCCGAGGCTTCGTCGGAGGCCGCGCCGGTGGAGGAGTCTTCGCCGGAGGCTCCGGCGGACGAGGCTGGCCCGGCCAGCACGGAAGGTGAGCCCGGCTCGGAAGGCTGA
- a CDS encoding nuclear transport factor 2 family protein: MSRLLVACAVLLGTASFAQAPAASPSQPKAAAAAPEKPNPIKASAERTQAALAQLPKAKPEDVKSQDAILKALYDVISGPAGAPRDWQRFRSLFYPGAQLIPLGKPPGATTLAARPITPEDYVTWGQESTATHGFFEKEIARQTHAFGALVQVMSTYEARGTQDGPLIAKGVNSIQLFNDGQRWWVMNIFWIDEKTAGLTVPKDLTQK, translated from the coding sequence ATGTCGCGCCTGCTCGTCGCTTGTGCCGTCCTGCTGGGAACCGCGTCCTTCGCCCAGGCCCCCGCGGCCTCTCCGTCGCAGCCCAAGGCCGCGGCCGCCGCTCCGGAGAAGCCAAATCCGATCAAGGCCTCCGCGGAGCGCACCCAGGCCGCGCTCGCCCAACTGCCCAAGGCGAAGCCCGAGGACGTGAAGTCCCAGGACGCCATCCTCAAGGCGCTCTACGACGTCATCAGCGGACCGGCGGGCGCGCCACGCGACTGGCAGCGCTTCCGCTCCCTCTTCTATCCAGGTGCCCAGCTCATCCCGCTGGGGAAGCCGCCGGGCGCGACCACGCTGGCGGCCCGCCCCATCACCCCGGAGGACTACGTGACGTGGGGCCAGGAGAGCACCGCGACGCATGGCTTCTTCGAGAAGGAGATTGCGCGCCAGACGCACGCCTTCGGCGCGCTGGTGCAGGTCATGAGCACCTATGAGGCGCGCGGCACGCAGGACGGGCCGCTCATCGCCAAGGGCGTCAACAGCATCCAGCTCTTCAACGACGGCCAGCGCTGGTGGGTGATGAACATCTTCTGGATCGACGAGAAGACCGCCGGCCTCACCGTGCCCAAGGACCTCACCCAGAAGTAG
- a CDS encoding ABC transporter ATP-binding protein: MAFLSLDALTLKFLGAATPAVRDVSLALEPGDAVALMGTSGSGKTALLRLVAGLEQPTSGTITLAGRVVAGPDVFVPPEQRPLRRVLHDAELESGLTVRDVVMGVQPKGEGLAHARGMLALFQLEDLEARTCGTLSRGQRQRVLLARALASGTKLLVLDEPFAGMDAGLRANVLGEWRRVLKARGTAVLFATHDVGDALAFADRLVLLRGGTVEQQGAPESVYEAPRSAFAAYFLGGTNLLPGSAFGRVARTALGNLPLSTEARGEVMLSLRPEALRLVPDTDGVAVGGALRAEVLERAFRGAHVDFTVSCAGMALVVRAASSAPFREGSRARLEVAGRADVLEETSGAGR, translated from the coding sequence ATGGCCTTCCTCTCGCTCGATGCCCTCACCCTGAAGTTCCTCGGCGCCGCCACCCCCGCGGTGCGCGACGTGTCGCTGGCGCTGGAGCCGGGGGACGCGGTGGCGCTGATGGGCACCTCCGGCTCCGGGAAGACGGCGCTGCTGCGGCTGGTTGCGGGCCTGGAGCAGCCGACGTCCGGCACCATCACGCTCGCGGGCCGCGTGGTCGCCGGGCCGGACGTGTTCGTGCCCCCGGAGCAGCGTCCGCTGCGCCGCGTCCTCCACGACGCGGAGCTCGAATCCGGCCTCACCGTGCGCGACGTGGTGATGGGCGTGCAGCCCAAGGGCGAAGGCCTGGCGCACGCGCGCGGCATGCTGGCGCTGTTCCAGCTGGAAGACCTGGAAGCGCGCACCTGCGGAACACTCTCACGGGGACAGCGGCAGCGCGTGTTGCTGGCGCGCGCGCTGGCCTCTGGCACGAAGCTGCTGGTGCTGGATGAACCCTTCGCCGGCATGGACGCCGGCCTGCGCGCCAACGTCCTCGGAGAGTGGCGCCGCGTGCTCAAGGCACGAGGCACCGCGGTGCTCTTCGCCACGCACGACGTGGGGGACGCGCTGGCCTTCGCGGACCGGCTGGTGCTGCTGCGTGGGGGCACGGTGGAGCAGCAGGGCGCACCCGAGTCCGTCTACGAAGCACCGCGCAGCGCCTTCGCCGCGTACTTCCTGGGCGGCACCAACCTGCTGCCCGGTTCAGCCTTCGGTCGCGTCGCGCGCACGGCGCTGGGCAACCTGCCGCTGAGCACGGAGGCGCGCGGCGAGGTGATGCTCTCCCTGCGCCCGGAAGCGCTGCGGCTCGTCCCCGACACGGACGGCGTCGCGGTGGGCGGAGCCCTGCGAGCGGAGGTGCTGGAGCGCGCCTTCCGGGGCGCGCACGTGGACTTCACCGTGTCCTGCGCGGGCATGGCGCTGGTGGTGCGCGCCGCCTCCTCGGCCCCTTTTCGCGAAGGCAGCCGCGCCCGGCTAGAGGTCGCGGGCCGCGCGGACGTGCTGGAGGAGACATCTGGCGCCGGCCGCTAG
- a CDS encoding YkvA family protein — protein MGTRFFHYVRDPRVATWRKLSGLLAVLYFVSPVDAIPDFIPVFGWLDDLGVLSAAAFFMVREVQRWRPAPPAGEPAFDGLPRDEEGQTRVPTLRRHS, from the coding sequence ATGGGAACCCGCTTCTTCCACTACGTGCGCGACCCTCGGGTGGCGACGTGGCGCAAGCTGTCCGGGCTGCTGGCCGTCCTGTACTTCGTGTCGCCCGTGGACGCGATTCCGGACTTCATCCCCGTGTTCGGCTGGCTGGACGACCTGGGCGTGCTGTCCGCCGCGGCCTTCTTCATGGTGCGCGAGGTCCAGCGCTGGCGCCCCGCCCCGCCCGCCGGTGAGCCCGCGTTCGATGGACTCCCGCGTGACGAGGAGGGCCAGACGCGCGTGCCCACGCTGCGCCGGCACTCCTAG
- a CDS encoding phospholipid scramblase-related protein → MPDESQALTLLRDEHTLRVRQVKEWGEILTGFEGRNRYEVVGDDGRPLFFAGEVGSGLGLFLLRGFLKAKRPFKMELKSARGETLLRLRRPWRFWLSRLEVEDGEGRHLGAIQQRFRFFTRAYDVLGPNDEELAHLSGPFFRPWTFNVEQQGREVGTIAKKWSGFGKEMFTDADNFGVRFNGLHDPHVRTLVVAATFLIDFVHFEDRRGGND, encoded by the coding sequence ATGCCCGACGAGTCCCAGGCGCTGACCCTCTTGCGTGACGAGCACACGTTGCGCGTGCGACAGGTGAAGGAGTGGGGCGAAATCCTCACGGGCTTCGAGGGCCGCAACCGCTACGAGGTGGTGGGCGACGACGGACGCCCGCTCTTCTTCGCGGGCGAGGTGGGCAGCGGGCTGGGCCTGTTCCTCCTGCGCGGCTTCCTCAAGGCGAAGCGGCCCTTCAAGATGGAGCTCAAGTCCGCGCGCGGGGAGACGCTCCTGCGGCTGCGCCGCCCGTGGCGCTTCTGGCTGTCCCGGCTGGAGGTGGAGGACGGCGAGGGACGGCACCTGGGCGCCATCCAGCAGCGCTTCCGCTTCTTCACCCGCGCCTACGACGTGCTCGGGCCCAACGACGAAGAGCTGGCCCACTTGAGCGGGCCGTTCTTCAGGCCCTGGACGTTCAACGTGGAGCAGCAGGGCCGCGAGGTGGGGACCATCGCGAAGAAGTGGAGCGGGTTCGGCAAGGAGATGTTCACGGACGCCGACAACTTCGGCGTCCGGTTCAACGGCCTGCACGACCCGCACGTGCGGACGCTGGTGGTGGCCGCGACGTTCCTCATCGACTTCGTGCACTTCGAGGACCGCCGCGGCGGCAACGACTGA